From Methanobacterium bryantii, a single genomic window includes:
- a CDS encoding flavodoxin domain-containing protein codes for MVIIGSGIKIGKWTKGPLKFMEDNKSTLSDKKVALFVTCSAANMEETITEGQEKYLDEVALKYLSGEPVATGLFGSIYDPNASHGLMYKLATRFIIKKRLDKQGIDTNKRIDYRDWGEIREWALIWQIC; via the coding sequence ATGGTAATTATAGGAAGTGGGATCAAAATAGGCAAATGGACCAAAGGACCGCTTAAATTCATGGAAGATAATAAATCTACCCTTTCAGATAAAAAGGTGGCACTTTTTGTCACATGCAGTGCCGCCAACATGGAAGAAACCATAACAGAAGGACAGGAAAAATACCTGGATGAAGTGGCTCTAAAATATTTATCGGGTGAACCTGTAGCTACAGGACTTTTTGGAAGCATATATGACCCAAATGCCAGCCACGGTTTAATGTATAAATTAGCCACCAGGTTCATTATCAAAAAAAGACTGGATAAACAAGGGATAGATACTAATAAACGTATCGATTACCGAGATTGGGGCGAAATAAGGGAATGGGCACTAATCTGGCAAATATGTTAA
- a CDS encoding flavodoxin domain-containing protein has protein sequence MKVLIVYGTRYGTAAEIAEEIRKVIEREGIEVDLVDSRGH, from the coding sequence ATGAAAGTGTTAATCGTTTATGGGACAAGATACGGCACAGCTGCCGAAATTGCAGAAGAAATAAGAAAAGTTATAGAAAGGGAAGGTATTGAAGTTGATTTAGTAGATTCTAGGGGGCATTAA